TTTTTCACATGGAATTGATAATCATTATTTGTGATTATAACAATATTTTCTGGATTTTTAACTGCTTTTAAATTTCTATTAACGGTTTTTTGAAGCAATGTTTCATTATCTGCAAATTTTAAAAACTGTTTTGGAAATTTTTGTCTTGATAAAGGGAATAGCCTTGTCCCACTTCCACCTGCAAGTATTATT
Above is a genomic segment from Venenivibrio stagnispumantis containing:
- a CDS encoding sugar phosphate nucleotidyltransferase, translated to MKSIILAGGSGTRLFPLSRQKFPKQFLKFADNETLLQKTVNRNLKAVKNPENIVIITNNDYQFHVK